One window of the Allosaccharopolyspora coralli genome contains the following:
- a CDS encoding TetR/AcrR family transcriptional regulator produces MEGVKSRRAQYAEMTRAAVLDSARELFVQRGYDTTSVDDIAKSSQVSKGAIYHHFADKKELFAQLLTDVQQQAMRAVTAAAEATDSEWERALAAAQTYLRGHVENPEARSIVRQAASVLNHDRICEIDEEVALPFIRDTLGRLGGAGMLQPLHIPTTARMILSVLVDATLQIAESDDPATAYTEVDKVLVALVSGLLRSPESA; encoded by the coding sequence ATGGAAGGCGTCAAGTCGAGACGAGCGCAGTACGCCGAGATGACTCGCGCCGCCGTGCTGGACAGCGCACGCGAACTGTTCGTCCAACGCGGGTACGACACCACCTCGGTCGACGACATCGCGAAGTCCTCGCAGGTCAGCAAGGGTGCGATCTACCATCACTTCGCAGACAAGAAGGAACTGTTCGCCCAGCTGCTCACCGACGTCCAACAGCAGGCCATGCGGGCCGTCACCGCCGCCGCGGAGGCGACCGACTCCGAGTGGGAACGCGCCCTCGCCGCCGCACAAACCTACCTGCGCGGCCACGTCGAGAACCCGGAAGCGCGCAGCATCGTCCGTCAAGCCGCGTCCGTGCTCAACCACGACCGCATTTGCGAGATCGACGAAGAGGTCGCGCTGCCGTTCATCCGCGACACTCTCGGACGGCTCGGCGGCGCGGGGATGCTTCAGCCACTGCACATCCCGACGACGGCGCGCATGATCCTCAGCGTGCTCGTGGACGCGACGCTGCAGATCGCAGAAAGCGACGATCCTGCCACGGCCTACACCGAGGTGGACAAGGTCTTGGTCGCGCTCGTCAGCGGACTCCTCCGGAGCCCGGAAAGCGCCTGA
- a CDS encoding ATP-dependent Clp protease ATP-binding subunit: MFERFTDRARRVVVLAQEEARMLNHNYIGTEHILLGLIHEGEGVAAKALESLGIALEGVRQQVEEIIGQGQQAPSGHIPFTPRAKKVLELSLREALQLGHNYIGTEHILLGLIREGEGVAAQVLVKLGADLNRVRQQVLQLLSGYQGKEPAEAGSRGEGTPSSSLVLDQFGRNLTQAARESKLDPCIGRDSEIERVMQVLSRRTKNNPVLIGEPGVGKTAVVEGLAQAVVKGEVPETLKEKQLYTLDLGSLVAGSRYRGDFEERLKKVLKEIKTRGDIILFIDEIHTLVGAGAAEGAIDAASILKPMLARGELQTIGATTREEYRKHVEKDAALERRFQPIDVGEPSLEHSIEILKGLRDRYEAHHRVSITDSALVAASTLADRYINDRYLPDKAIDLIDEAGARMRIRRMTAPPDLREFDEKIADVRRDKESAIDAQDFERAARLRDEEKQLLGQKEEREKQWKDGDLDVVAEVDDEQIAEVLANWTGIPVFKLTEEETTRLLRMEDELHKRIIGQDDAVKAVSQAIRRTRAGLKDPKRPSGSFIFAGPSGVGKTELSKALAEFLFGDDDALVQIDMGEFHDRYTASRLFGAPPGYVGYEEGGQLTEKVRRKPFSVVLFDEIEKAHQEIYNTLLQVLEDGRLTDGQGRTVDFKNTVLIFTSNLGTGDISKAVGLGFSAGSSTESNYERMKSKVNEEMKKHFRPEFLNRIDDVIVFHQLTQDEIISMVDLLIGRVETALKGKDMSLELTDKAKRLLAKRGFDPVLGARPLRRTIQREIEDRLSEKILFGEVEAGQIVIADVEGWDDESGSDDSAQFVFRGESKPSLVPDAPPVGLTASSGSEESSEGSESNE; the protein is encoded by the coding sequence ATGTTCGAGAGGTTCACCGACCGCGCGAGGCGGGTGGTCGTCCTGGCCCAAGAAGAGGCCAGGATGCTCAACCACAACTACATCGGCACCGAGCACATCCTGCTCGGCCTGATCCACGAGGGTGAGGGTGTCGCCGCCAAGGCGCTCGAGTCGCTGGGGATCGCTCTGGAGGGCGTCCGTCAGCAGGTCGAGGAGATCATCGGCCAGGGCCAGCAGGCGCCGAGCGGTCACATCCCCTTCACGCCGCGGGCGAAGAAGGTGCTGGAGCTGTCGCTGCGGGAGGCACTGCAGCTCGGCCACAACTACATCGGCACCGAGCACATCCTGCTCGGCCTGATCCGCGAGGGCGAGGGCGTCGCCGCCCAGGTGCTCGTCAAGCTCGGCGCGGACCTCAACCGGGTGCGCCAGCAGGTGCTGCAGCTGCTCTCCGGCTACCAGGGCAAGGAGCCCGCCGAGGCAGGCAGCCGTGGCGAGGGCACGCCGTCGTCGTCGCTGGTGCTGGACCAGTTCGGCCGCAACCTGACGCAAGCCGCCCGCGAGTCCAAGCTCGACCCCTGCATCGGTCGCGACAGCGAGATCGAGCGGGTCATGCAGGTGCTGTCCCGCCGGACGAAGAACAACCCGGTCCTCATCGGCGAGCCGGGTGTCGGCAAGACGGCCGTCGTCGAGGGCTTGGCCCAGGCGGTCGTCAAGGGCGAGGTTCCCGAGACGCTCAAGGAGAAGCAGCTCTACACGCTCGACCTGGGTTCGCTGGTGGCGGGCTCGCGCTACCGCGGTGATTTCGAGGAGCGCCTGAAGAAGGTGCTCAAGGAGATCAAGACTCGCGGCGACATCATCCTGTTCATCGACGAGATCCACACGCTCGTGGGTGCCGGTGCCGCCGAGGGCGCGATCGACGCCGCGAGCATTCTCAAGCCGATGCTGGCGCGCGGTGAGCTGCAGACCATCGGTGCGACGACCCGCGAGGAGTACCGCAAGCACGTCGAGAAGGACGCGGCGCTGGAGCGTCGTTTCCAGCCGATCGACGTCGGCGAGCCCTCGCTGGAGCACTCCATCGAGATCCTCAAGGGCCTGCGCGATCGGTACGAGGCGCACCACCGGGTGTCGATCACGGACTCGGCGCTGGTCGCCGCGTCGACGCTGGCCGACCGCTACATCAACGACCGGTACCTGCCGGACAAGGCGATCGACCTCATCGACGAGGCCGGCGCCCGGATGCGCATTCGCCGCATGACCGCGCCGCCGGACCTGCGCGAGTTCGACGAGAAGATCGCCGACGTGCGCCGCGACAAGGAGTCCGCGATCGACGCGCAGGACTTCGAGCGGGCCGCCCGCCTGCGTGACGAGGAGAAGCAGCTCCTCGGCCAGAAGGAAGAGCGGGAGAAGCAGTGGAAGGACGGTGACCTGGACGTCGTCGCGGAGGTCGATGACGAGCAGATCGCCGAGGTGCTGGCGAACTGGACCGGGATTCCGGTCTTCAAGCTCACCGAGGAGGAGACGACGCGGCTGCTCCGCATGGAGGACGAGCTGCACAAGCGGATCATCGGCCAGGACGATGCGGTCAAGGCCGTCTCGCAGGCGATCCGCCGTACGCGTGCGGGTCTGAAGGACCCGAAGCGCCCGTCGGGGTCGTTCATCTTCGCCGGCCCGTCGGGTGTCGGTAAGACCGAGCTGTCGAAGGCGCTGGCGGAGTTCCTCTTCGGCGACGACGACGCACTGGTCCAGATCGACATGGGCGAGTTCCACGACCGCTACACGGCCTCGCGGCTGTTCGGTGCCCCTCCGGGCTACGTGGGCTACGAGGAGGGCGGTCAGCTCACCGAGAAGGTGCGCCGGAAGCCGTTCTCGGTGGTGCTCTTCGACGAGATCGAGAAGGCCCACCAGGAGATCTACAACACCCTGTTGCAGGTGCTCGAGGACGGGCGGCTCACCGACGGTCAGGGCCGCACGGTCGATTTCAAGAACACCGTGCTGATCTTCACCTCGAACCTCGGTACCGGCGACATCTCCAAGGCCGTGGGTCTCGGGTTCTCCGCGGGTTCGAGCACGGAATCGAACTACGAGCGGATGAAGTCCAAGGTCAACGAGGAAATGAAGAAGCATTTCCGGCCGGAGTTCCTCAACCGCATCGACGACGTGATCGTGTTCCACCAGCTGACCCAGGACGAGATCATCTCGATGGTCGACCTGCTGATCGGCCGGGTGGAGACTGCGCTCAAGGGCAAGGACATGTCCCTGGAGCTGACCGACAAGGCCAAGCGGCTGCTGGCCAAGCGGGGCTTCGACCCGGTGCTGGGCGCCCGCCCGCTGCGGCGCACGATCCAGCGCGAGATCGAGGACCGGCTCTCCGAGAAGATCCTCTTCGGCGAGGTCGAGGCCGGTCAGATCGTCATCGCCGACGTGGAGGGCTGGGACGACGAGTCCGGCTCGGACGATTCCGCCCAGTTCGTCTTCCGCGGCGAAAGCAAGCCGTCCCTCGTCCCGGACGCCCCACCGGTGGGCCTGACGGCCTCGTCGGGCTCGGAGGAGTCCTCGGAGGGATCGGAGTCCAACGAGTGA